A genomic window from Silene latifolia isolate original U9 population chromosome Y, ASM4854445v1, whole genome shotgun sequence includes:
- the LOC141633797 gene encoding splicing factor-like protein 1, translating into MEPQVLSETLPTSSPHQPLDAVNNTTTTHDNGIATPAAAANGVLITTDIQPPHFGVEDDTTNRRKRRSRWDPPPSESADSGGRKRKSRWADEEPKPLIHLPDFMGGIEFDPEVQILNSRLLEISRKLQSGVPLDDRPEGARSPSPEPVYDNIGIRINTREYRAREKLNRERQEIISQIIKKNPAFKPPADYRPPKLQKKLYIPQKEFPGYNFIGLIIGPRGNTQKRMEKETGAKIVIRGKGSVKEGRLQQKLNLKPDSGENEDLHVLVEADTAESLEAATGMVEKLLQPVDEVLNEHKRQQLKELASLNGTIRDEEYCRLCGEPGHRQYACPAKTTTFKSDVLCKICGDGGHPTIDCPVKGTTGKKMDDEYKSFLAELGGTVPDSMKLESLESGSWQGGGGNGNGNGGGHPGLGLNVGKNNKELDETNLYIGYLPPTLEDEGLISHFSAFGEIVMAKVIKERGTNMPRGYGFVKYANVDQANAAIVGMNGRSIEGRTIAVRVAGKPAQPAPPQPQANPPAPYLPPNQGLNSYPSQQFPSGGHFVPPPSYGAPVPWGPPPPYPGYPPPPGSSYYPPSVQTHIMQSQGGAYSSPVSMAPHTHPSYIPSSYAYSPYYGAPPPPPPLPAEQPQVLTNVPWASNPPPPPPVEQATQGADAEYEKFMAEMK; encoded by the coding sequence ATGGAACCTCAAGTCCTTTCTGAAACTCTACCTACTTCTTCCCCTCATCAACCCCTAGACGCTGTTAACAACACCACCACGACGCACGACAACGGAATTGCAACTCCTGCTGCCGCTGCGAACGGCGTTCTGATAACAACCGACATCCAACCCCCTCACTTCGGCGTCGAGGATGACACAACTAACCGCCGTAAACGCCGTTCACGATGGGACCCGCCACCGTCCGAATCAGCAGATTCCGGCGGTAGAAAACGCAAATCACGCTGGGCCGACGAGGAGCCGAAACCCCTTATCCATTTACCCGATTTCATGGGCGGTATTGAATTCGATCCCGAAGTACAAATCCTCAACTCCCGATTACTCGAAATCAGCCGGAAATTACAGTCGGGTGTACCCCTCGACGACCGACCGGAAGGCGCCCGGTCTCCGTCGCCCGAACCGGTTTACGATAACATTGGAATCCGGATCAATACTCGAGAGTATCGCGCAAGGGAGAAGCTGAACCGGGAAAGACAGGAAATAATCAGCCAAATCATTAAAAAAAACCCGGCATTCAAACCGCCGGCCGATTATCGCCCTCCGAAGCTTCAAAAGAAGCTCTACATCCCACAGAAGGAGTTCCCGGGTTATAATTTCATCGGGTTGATAATCGGGCCGAGGGGGAACACTCAGAAGAGAATGGAGAAGGAAACGGGTGCGAAAATAGTGATTCGGGGCAAAGGAAGTGTGAAAGAGGGGAGATTACAACAGAAATTGAATTTAAAACCCGATTCGGGTGAGAACGAGGATTTACACGTGTTAGTGGAGGCGGATACAGCGGAGTCATTAGAGGCGGCGACTGGTATGGTTGAGAAGTTACTGCAGCCTGTTGATGAGGTGTTGAATGAGCATAAAAGGCAGCAACTTAAAGAATTGGCTTCGTTGAATGGTACTATTAGGGATGAGGAGTATTGTAGATTGTGTGGCGAACCGGGGCATCGACAGTACGCTTGTCCGGCCAAGACGACGACGTTTAAGAGTGATGTGTTGTGTAAGATTTGTGGTGATGGTGGTCATCCTACTATTGATTGTCCTGTTAAAGGGACTACTGGTAAGAAGATGGATGATGAGTATAAGAGCTTTTTGGCTGAGTTAGGGGGGACGGTGCCTGATTCGATGAAATTGGAGTCGTTGGAGTCGGGTTCTTGGCAAGGCGGTGGCGGTAATGGTAATGGTAATGGGGGTGGGCATCCGGGGTTGGGTTTGAATGTGGGTAAGAATAATAAGGAACTTGATGAGACTAACTTGTACATTGGGTATTTACCACCTACACTGGAGGATGAGGGTTTGATTAGTCATTTTTCGGCTTTTGGCGAAATTGTGATGGCTAAGGTTATTAAAGAAAGAGGGACTAATATGCCAAGAGGTTATGGTTTTGTCAAGTATGCTAATGTTGATCAGGCTAATGCTGCTATTGTGGGGATGAATGGACGGTCGATTGAGGGAAGGACGATTGCAGTTCGGGTTGCTGGTAAACCCGCGCAACCCGCTCCACCTCAGCCACAGGCTAATCCACCCGCGCCTTATCTGCCCCCAAACCAGGGACTGAACTCTTACCCCTCCCAGCAATTTCCTTCTGGTGGCCACTTTGTGCCTCCACCAAGCTATGGTGCTCCTGTCCCTTGGGGTCCACCCCCGCCGTACCCTGGGTACCCCCCGCCACCTGGGTCGAGTTATTATCCGCCTTCCGTGCAGACCCACATTATGCAGTCTCAGGGTGGTGCGTATAGTTCTCCTGTGAGTATGGCTCCTCATACACATCCTAGTTATATTCCATCTTCGTATGCATACTCACCCTATTATGGTGCACCACCGCCACCTCCGCCACTTCCTGCTGAACAACCTCAAGTTCTGACTAATGTCCCTTGGGCGTCAAATCCCCCACCTCCCCCACCTGTTGAGCAGGCTACTCAGGGAGCTGATGCGGAGTACGAGAAGTTCATGGCAGAGATGAAGTGA
- the LOC141630805 gene encoding uncharacterized protein LOC141630805, protein MILIRKNSGWKPGINSDLNVWTSPWVNGDIPSPKDDLIGSPNNHLMNLKVRDLCHGNGLWNESYTRDIFTEEWATKILAIPLCFSQDTDYLFWKHNGSGIYSVKSGYGVAFGSFIEDKGSEKDLLRITAIGKNFCRSKLWHLPGPHVWMILVWKIITGTLPVGYEFMRRNISVNPFCIFCKDNYREVETLDHLFRDCHVISKIWNGSCMGINTLNNSHCRVGDLIISWIGYLGKMDDDVNRIVQFLAIIWNIWVLRNNIIFRGARLVPDVFFKLVSQSSYYVSEAIQLGNVDLKGGEGG, encoded by the coding sequence ATGATTTTGATTAGGAAAAATTCTGGATGGAAGCCAGGGATAAATTCGGATCTAAATGTTTGGACAAGTCCCTGGGTTAATGGTGATATTCCTTCTCCTAAGGATGATTTAATTGGTTCTCCAAACAACCATTTGATGAATTTGAAGGTTAGGGATCTATGTCATGGGAATGGGTTGTGGAACGAAAGCTATACAAGGGATATCTTTACTGAAGAATGGGCTACTAAAATTTTGGCCATTCCTCTTTGCTTTTCACAGGATACAGATTATCTTTTCTGGAAACATAATGGTAGTGGTATTTATTCGGTAAAAAGTGGATATGGTGTGGCTTTTGGTTCTTTTATTGAGGATAAGGGCTCAGAAAAGGATTTATTGCGCATCACTGCTATAGGTAAAAATTTCTGCAGGTCTAAGTTATGGCACCTCCCTGGACCGCATGTATGGATGATTTTGGTTTGGAAAATTATTACAGGTACGCTTCCGGTGGGTTATGAATTCATGAGAAGAAATATTAGTGTGAACCCGTTTTGTATTTTTTGCAAGGATAATTATAGGGAGGTGGAAACTTTGGATCATTTGTTCAGGGACTGTCATGTTATTTCTAAGATTTGGAATGGATCATGTATGGGTATTAATACGTTGAATAACTCGCATTGTCGAGTTGGTGATTTGATCATAAGTTGGATTGGCTACCTTGGGAAAATGGATGATGATGTTAACAGAATTGTTCAGTTTCTGGCTATTATATGGAATATATGGGTGCTACGAAATAATATCATTTTTAGAGGCGCGAGACTAGTTCCAGATGTATTTTTCAAGTTAGTTTCACAATCATCTTACTATGTTTCAGAAGCAATTCAGCTGGGTAATGTTGACTTAAAAGGGGGGGAGGGTGGATGA